A stretch of Methanosphaerula palustris E1-9c DNA encodes these proteins:
- a CDS encoding 30S ribosomal protein S3ae, giving the protein MAKKKQIGRRVEGWKAKSWYKVYVPEAFGSTPIGETIAADSANLVGRVMSTTLGEIAQDFAKQHIKMKFKISRVAGDAAYTEFIGHELTKDYLRSLVKRRTSRIDSHIMGSTKDGKRIHLTVTCYTLIGANSSQIHAIRNVISAQMATFVAQNDWATVVDGIVTGSISRDMLAQVKGIFPIRRIEVIKSKIESKVIIA; this is encoded by the coding sequence ATGGCAAAGAAGAAACAGATTGGACGTCGTGTAGAAGGCTGGAAAGCAAAGAGCTGGTACAAGGTATATGTGCCTGAGGCATTCGGGAGCACCCCGATCGGCGAGACGATCGCTGCAGACTCAGCGAACCTTGTCGGCAGGGTCATGAGCACCACCCTCGGTGAGATCGCTCAGGACTTTGCCAAGCAGCACATCAAGATGAAGTTCAAGATCTCCCGGGTCGCCGGCGATGCAGCCTACACCGAGTTCATCGGACATGAACTGACCAAGGACTACCTCCGCTCGCTCGTCAAGCGGCGGACCTCCCGGATCGACTCCCATATCATGGGTTCGACCAAGGATGGCAAGCGGATTCATCTGACCGTGACCTGCTACACTCTGATCGGAGCGAACTCGAGCCAGATTCATGCGATCAGAAACGTGATCAGCGCCCAGATGGCCACCTTTGTCGCTCAGAACGACTGGGCAACGGTTGTCGACGGGATCGTCACCGGCTCGATCTCCCGCGATATGCTCGCACAGGTGAAGGGAATCTTCCCGATCCGCAGAATTGAAGTGATCAAGTCAAAGATCGAGTCCAAGGTTATCATCGCATAA